The Cylindrospermopsis curvispora GIHE-G1 genome contains a region encoding:
- a CDS encoding DUF4912 domain-containing protein yields the protein MAKERPPMEEMTLRQLRKVASEYGVSRYSRMRKSQLLASIQEVQTRKFSISPSQSLEAQENVEATKFELGQEDRNGGSLSDVDAGLGDLPGGYGESRIVLLPRDPQWAYTYWDIPNEHKQELRRQGGQQLALRIYDVTDVDLDHQSPHSLQEYPADELAREWYLPIPVSDRDYVIDIGYRTPDGRWLVLARSARVHIPPVYPSDWIEDVFITVNFEEDLRGKTKYELIPPAKKAAIAAEAASAAIHDQMLSLAESGEAQRVAGSLFGSMQHVPGSVRPEQAISSYVFPSGVGMWAVPTASGINVNMSGVGMSGVGFSASAVPVRPRQFWLVADAELIVYGATEPDATVTIGGRPIKLNPDGTFRFQMSFQDGLIDYPILAVAADGEQTRSIHMKFERETPSRHTNTKEEAVLEWLS from the coding sequence ATGGCAAAAGAACGCCCACCTATGGAGGAGATGACTCTCAGGCAACTCCGCAAAGTTGCTAGTGAGTATGGTGTCTCTCGGTACAGCAGGATGCGTAAATCCCAACTGCTGGCATCAATTCAAGAAGTGCAAACTCGCAAATTTTCGATTAGTCCATCTCAGTCGTTGGAGGCGCAGGAAAACGTGGAAGCAACAAAATTTGAATTAGGTCAAGAAGATCGTAATGGTGGTTCTTTGTCTGACGTGGATGCTGGACTAGGAGATTTACCAGGTGGTTATGGTGAAAGTCGCATCGTACTTTTACCCCGGGATCCACAATGGGCTTACACCTACTGGGATATACCTAATGAGCATAAGCAAGAGTTGCGTCGCCAAGGTGGACAACAATTGGCTCTACGGATTTATGATGTCACCGATGTTGATTTAGATCATCAAAGTCCTCATAGTCTTCAAGAATATCCTGCAGACGAATTGGCCAGGGAATGGTACTTACCTATTCCTGTGAGCGATCGCGATTATGTTATAGATATTGGCTATCGTACTCCCGATGGTCGCTGGTTGGTGCTAGCACGTTCTGCGAGGGTTCATATTCCTCCTGTATATCCCTCGGATTGGATTGAAGATGTGTTCATCACCGTGAATTTTGAGGAAGACCTGCGTGGTAAGACTAAGTATGAATTAATACCTCCTGCTAAGAAAGCGGCGATTGCAGCAGAAGCTGCAAGTGCTGCAATTCACGACCAAATGCTTAGTTTAGCGGAATCAGGGGAAGCACAAAGAGTTGCTGGTTCCCTGTTTGGCTCTATGCAGCATGTACCTGGATCCGTACGTCCAGAACAGGCTATAAGTTCTTATGTCTTCCCATCCGGTGTTGGTATGTGGGCAGTTCCCACTGCATCTGGAATTAACGTTAATATGTCCGGTGTTGGCATGTCCGGTGTCGGATTCTCCGCTTCCGCTGTACCTGTACGTCCTCGACAATTCTGGTTGGTTGCTGATGCGGAACTAATTGTCTATGGTGCGACTGAACCAGATGCTACGGTGACCATTGGTGGTCGTCCAATTAAACTTAATCCAGATGGTACCTTCCGTTTCCAAATGTCCTTCCAAGATGGTTTGATTGACTACCCAATTTTGGCTGTTGCTGCTGATGGTGAGCAAACCCGCTCTATTCACATGAAGTTTGAACGGG